The following nucleotide sequence is from Photobacterium gaetbulicola Gung47.
TTTAGACAGGGAGTGCTGGTCACGATCAATTCAGATGATCCCGCTTACTTTGGTGGCTACCTCAATGATAACTTTTTGGCTGTTGCTAAAGCGTTCGATTTGACTAAACAGGAAGTCGCACAGATGAGTGAAAATGCGATCAGGGCAAGTTTTTTGAGTGCCGAGAGGAAACAGCAGCTTCAACAGAAATTAGATCATTATCTGGAAATCCAGTTCCGGCCGGTTATCTAAAAAAAACGCCTATCAAGTCCATGATAGGCGTAGCAATAAATCGATTAAGGAACAACATATTTGAAGTGCGAGAATCATACGATCCGGGTGAAAAACGTGCAACGATCGGTTATGTAAAAGTTGTATGTTGTTTTGTTAATTCTCTTTTTGTTGAGATAGTTAGCGTAGACTACACATTCAAACTTTTTATCCTTGCTGGGCTGCTCCCTAGTAAATGATTGTTTTTTAAGAGTTAACCCCCGCCTTGGTGCCAAAAGCATCACCTGGTATTTCGCCTTACAGGCAATATCACTCAGTTAAACAGTGATTTTACGGCTTTCTGCAATGTTAATAGCCAATTGGTTCTCGGCTTAATAGTGTGAGCGTGATCAACACCAATATAATAGCATTGCATGAACTGCTGGCGGATGATTTCAGCTTGCTGAGCATGATTGGCAGCGAGCTGCTGGCTGATCTCGGTGGCGTGATCATTGGCGTAGCTGAAGTCTATGCCGTTACATCCCTGACAGAGGAACCATATTTTGGCGATGGCTGTCACTTCTACTTCATTCATGGTGTGGAACTTCTGGGCATGTTGTTTACCAACATGCTGCTCGAATAGGGCATCCATTTCTGCAATTTTGCTTTGAGTTGCCTTAAATTCCCCCTGGGCTTGCTGGATGGACTGGGTGAATAAGCCAAGCGCAAGAGCATGCTGGGTTTTCTCTTGCTTTTGCTGGCAAATACGGAGGAAAAAGTCCGAGCGGAAATCGACGAAGTTGTCAGCAAATTCGCGTTCGCTATGACTCAACGGGAGTTGTTCAAAGCCAAATTCGTTCAATAAGTGTCGTAATGGTTTCATACTGAGTTATAGGTAAAAAGCGCTATAACCAGTATACGAAAATTAGAGCTAACTTTCTAAATCATTCACTTAGACTATAGATAACGGGATATATGCAATGTCCTATTCATCTAGAGGGATAAGTTATGTCAGGCTTTTATGAGTTATCTGCCAACAGAATCAACGGCGATAGTGTGGATATGAGTGAGTTTGCCGGGAAGGTGGTGCTGGTGGTCAATACCGCAAGTGAATGTGGATTTACGCCACAGTACAAGGGTTTGCAGGAGTTATTTGATAAATATCAGGAAAAAGGCTTAGTGATCCTTGGTTTTCCGTGTGACCAGTTTGGTGGACAGGAGCCAGGAGAGAATACTGAAATAGAACAAGTATGCCAGCTCAACTATGGGGTCAGTTTTCCGATGTTCGAAAAGGTGGATGTGAATGGGCCTGACAGCCACGAGGTGTTCAAATACCTTACCAGTGCCTTACCGGGCTTGATGGGCAAGAAGGTAAAATGGAACTTTACTAAGTTTTTGATTGGTCGTGACGGCAAACCCGTGAAGCGCTATGCGCCAACGAAAACGCCGAAGGCGATAGAAAACGACATCGTCAGGGCGCTTGGACGATAGGCAATTAGACCCAGTTAGCCCGCTTGTGGTCTCTCATAGGCTAACGATGTGGGCTGATCAATGATTCAGGGACTAAGCGGATGGTTCTTGGTATAGGGTGTAGTAGATATCAAGGCTTTTGGGTTGCCTGAATTGGATGAGGTGCTCAACGGTAGATTGCTTGGCCTGAAAGTGATAATCGTTATAAATATCAATGAGCTCCTCAATGGCTTTGTACCGACCACTTTTTTGTTTTTGCTCGGTGAGGTAGCGATTGAAAAAAGCCAACTGAACAGAAGAGTCATTAAAGTTGCCGAGTTGATCTTGCAGCACTTTAAGCTGTGCAACTTGCTGTTCGGTGTTAATCGTTGATAGCAGGGGGGTAAAATACTCTAATAAATAGCGGAATTTTTTGCAGTCGATACGGAGTTGATGAATGATGGCATCATTACTGTTGGCATCAATATTATGGCATTGGCTTTCGATCTGCTTGAATTGGTGCCACAAAAAACTATGTGCTGTTGTTTTACTTCCTAGTTGGCCCTCAATGGTGGGATTGGCCCGCATCCGTTCCAGCTGTGTTAGTACTTGCTTACACGATGATTCGTATGTTCCCGACTTTAGCCACCCTTTTAGGTATTTGAGTGACGTTTGCCGTTGCGACTGGAGATCATCAAAGAAGCGAGTCAACCCTTTGTGATGCTGATGGTCAAGCAGTGAAAAGTATTGCTCCATGTTCAACAAGAACACATCCAGGTCTCGCATCAAGTTGGTTTGCTGCATCAGCTGCTTCAAATTTGTTTTCAGTATGTCCTTTTCTTGGCGGTGGAATAGTGGCTTCAGTAGGCTGATCAGCGCACGGCTTCTTCTCAACGCAACGCGGTATTGATGAATAAACTCTTCGTGATCATCACGGATGATACCCAGCTCGTGCTTTCTGGCATGTTCGAACTCACTGACGAGAAAGTGGTAAGTAGGTAGATAAATTTCTACTTCAGGAGAGAGTTGTACCGCTGGTTTCTTTCGTTTCGGTAGCTTGAGCTGATCCCGCTTTGTCACTGTCATAACACACACCCTCCTTCATTAATAACTGTAGTGTTAAATTTCCTCTTTGGTGATGAGACAAGCAAAGTCTCACTGGCAAATCAGAACAAAACAAAAACTGAGACGGTAAGATTGCGTCTGGGTAAGATGTGGTTGGCAAGGTGGGTTTACAAAGTCATTTTACAGTTTTGCAATATGGTTTGCGGCACGAATTTCTCATCCATTTAGAGAGCTGCTAATTCTTTAGATAAGGTCATTGACCGCATTGATTTAAGCAGATAAGGATGATGAAGATGATTGAGAACCCACTAGGAACAGATGGCTTTGAGTTTGTGGAATATACCGCCCCAACCCCCGAAGGGATCGCAAATCTCAAACAACTCTTTCACGAGATGGGGTTTGCCGAAGTGGCCAAGCACAAGCACAAATCTGTCTGGCTATACCGCCAAGGTGATATCAATTTTATCGTCAACGGGGAATCACACTCGCAAGCTGCCGGCTTTGCTGGGGTTCACGGTGCGAGTGTCAATGCGATGGCATTTCGGGTTGCCGATTCTGCTCAAGCCCTGGCTTATGCTGTAGAAAAAGGCGCAACCGCATGCCCGCCACAGGCTGGTCCGATGGAGCTGAATATTCCAGCTATCTATGGCATTGGCGAATCATTGATTTATTTGGTTGACCGATACGGAGAGAGCAACATCTATGATATTGACTTTGATTTTTATCCAGACTACCAGGCTCGAATGCAAGACCGAGATGCCGGTCTGCTGGTAATTGACCACCTTACCCATAATGTCAAACAGGGTAACATGGACTTATGGGCAAGTTTTTACGAGCGTATTGCCAATTTTCGCGAAATAAGACATTTTGATATAAAGGGCAAAATGACAGGCCTGCTGTCGCGAGCGATGACCGCCCCGTGCGGAAAAATACGGATCCCGATCAATGAATCCCGTGATGATAAATCCCAGATAGCAGAATACCTGGATCAATATAAAGGTGAAGGGATCCAGCATATTGCCATGAGTACCGATGATATCTTTGCAACCGTATCAACACTGAAGGCGGGCGGTTTGATATTTATGGATACGCCCGATACCTACTATGAGGGGATCAACCAGCGCTTACCCGGCCATCATGAAGATGTCGCCAGGCTTAATCAGCTGAAGATACTGATAGACGGCGATGAAACGGGTATTTTATTGCAGATCTTTACTGATACAGTCATCGGCCCGGTGTTCTTCGAAATCATTCAGCGCAAAGGCAACGAAGGTTTTGGTGAAGGGAATTTCCAAGCCTTGTTTGAATCCATAGAGCTAGATCAGATACGCCGTGGGGTCTTGGTGCAGGATGATGAGAGTTGAAAGAAAACGCCTCTGAGGAAACTCAGAGGCGTTATTATTTTTATTCTGGTAGCTTGTGGGCAATACCTGCGTGACAATCAATACATGTCAGGCCACGTGCTTCCATTGTCTGGTGACGTCGTGACGCGTTGCGAGATTGATTTTCAAAGTCCATTTGCGTCACATCATGACAATAGCGGCACTGCTTAGAGTCATTTTCTTTGAATTCGTGAGTGACCTTCTCGGCAAGGCGAGGGCGGTGCTCCGATTCAAAGTTCTCAAGGTTAATTTTTCCGGTGATCATATGAATGATATCAACACTAGCACCAATTTTGAGGGCTACTTTCGGGAAAAATTCCTGAGGGACGTGACAGTCGCTACAGGTCGCCGCTACCACCCCTTTGGTATTGGTAAAGTGTGGTGACGCTTCATACTCTTCAACGATAGTATCCATGCCAACATGACAGCCATAACAGAAATCATTGTTATTGGTGTAGGTCATGCCGAAGTGGAAACCACCTAACGCAAAGGCGCCTAAAATAAAAGCGAGGATGCCGCCAAGCGGAATACCCAATAGCCATTTTTTGCTTGGCTTACTCCATAAGCCCTTTTTTGGTTGAGGGTTACTCAAGGTGTTTCCCTCTATTATTGGTAGCTAGCGTAGTATTCAACCACAGCTTTGATGTCGTCATCGCTCATGGCTTTAATCGCATCAACCATGCTCTTGTCAGCATCGCGCTGGCCATTTTTGTATTCCATCATAGTCGCCAATAGGTAACCTTTTTTCTGGCCCGCTAGAATAGAAGCTTCATCAAATGGGTCACTGCCGCCGTCAGCGTGGCAGCGAGCACAGCTCTTGTCGTGAAGCTCTTTACCCACGGCCGCTAGGTCGGCATCGAATGGCTGCTGAGCACGGACAAAAGGTAGTTCGGCATAGTGAGCGGCTAGAGCTTCGATCTGATCTTCGCTAAGTGATTCAACAATGGTCGCCATGTCATCAGTCTTACTGGTATCACCATGAACATAGTTCACGGTTTTGGCCGGGCGGCCATCCAGATACTGCATCATTTGATCGCTGAGGTTCCACTCAGGGATACCGGCAATGGTAGGAATATCAGTTTGAGTACTGACCCCAGCAGGGCCGTGGCAAGACTCACAGCTCTGGATCAGTTCATCTGAAAGAGCGTGGGCGTTAAATGCAATAAAACTAGAAGATAGAGCAATGAACAAAGCTGTTTTTTTTGTTTTTTTTAAAATCGACATACAAGCAAACTCCGCAGCAACAATTATTTTCAAAATTATTATATTCTAATAGAAAAAGTGTGGTTATGATAAATTGTAAATAATCATTAAGGGTTAGTTTGTTTTTGCTTGGTTATAGTTAATGGCGGTTTAGTGCTAATAATTTATCTGTTTTATATGTTTTAAATATATATCAAATAAAGCTATGACAGATTTGTGAAATTCATTAATCAACTTATCTTATTGATAATTAAGATATATATCAGATGGTGCTTTATGATTATTTGCGACTAAATCACTGTTTTGTAAGGGTTAATCATGTTGCACGGGAAAGCTGTACTTTTGGATTGAAAGTCACTAAATCCGTGCTTGACATATTATCGCCAGGCTGTTAATGGAGGGGGTTGGTTTAGATTGAATACTTAAAATATAAAATGTTCAGGGGCGCTGATTAATATTTTAAAGAGCGATAGCAAATGAGACAAAGATCAAACTCTCGTACTTGATGCTCGAATGTTTCATCTGCGAGGTATCTATGAATGGCCATTGATACATTTTGCATATAGGTAATCATTTAATTTTAAGCTTACTTTGCTGATTATTGATATGCATATTGTTGAGTTGGTTTTCACTTAGGTGCTTGTTGGGAGGATTGTTCATCGTGTGTCGTTATTGCGATCAGTACCATTGCTGCTGCTTGGATAGAGATATTAGTGCCCGTTTAGTCCAATAAGAATAAATCCTCATCAAGGAAAAAAAGATGAAGATACTAAAAGCAATGTGGGTTGTATTGCTATGTGGCTTGCTTGCAGCATGTAATACAGACAAAAAAGATCAAAATACGCCGCCACCGATACAAGGTGACTTCACGGTCAATGTCAGCACACCAAAGCTGAAGACTCTAGAAACCGGTGAGACGAAACTGGTGGTCGACTTTACCGTCCATGACGGGTTTGGCCAGCCGTACCAGTTTGACTTGAGTCGACCTTTTAGAATTGCGGTACTGAAGGCGATGCCGGAACGTAGCTCTAGCAATCGCGATGGTAACAGCTACTGGAAAAGTTTCCATCACTCCAGTCGTTCACCATTCAAAGCTGAAATGGAGCAGGTCAAGGATGGTGTTCTGGAACAAAAGGACGGTGGGTATTCCTACACCTTCGCCATTCCAGACATCATGAAAGTGGTCGACCCGTATATTGTCGATTCCGTTGACAACGAAGGCTTTATTGCCTGGGATGCCGACAAGCTGCACCGCATCGTCATGGCCTATGGTCAGGAAGGCTACGGCTTTACCCATGTCCATGAGTGGGTGCCTGACCCATCCGCGGCAGTGGAAACGGTGTCGAGAAATATTATCGAGTTTGAGAACTGTGAAAGCTGCCACATGGGTGAACCTTTATACCATAACAGCTCAAACGGTGATTATCGTGCCATTGACAACAATTTCGCGGTCTGTGCAGCCTGTCACAACGACAGTAACCCGGGTGCCGCGCCTAGCCGTCGCCCGTTGTCGGCGATCGTGCACCAGAAACACGGTAACATCTTCCAGGTTGGTAGCGATAAAGAGCCGGTCGTAGACGAAGAAGGTAACCCTGTTGTCGTTGGCAGCCCGTTCCCACAGGATGCCCGTAACTGTACCACCTGCCACAACGACGTGTCGGAGAAAACACCGGATGCTAACAACTGGTTCGAGCACCCGAGCCAGCAGACCTGTGAGACCTGCCATCTAGTTCGAGATACCCAAGGTAGCCAAGCTGGAGGTGCACACCCTTATCAACTAGGTACTAACTGGGAAGGTAAGACTAGCTGTACTGGGTGTCACAAGCCGTATAACGATGACGGTTCGGATGCTTCACGTAGCGCACGCAGTGTCCACCTGGGACGCCTTGACAATCTGGAGATGGCGCGCGACTTGGTTGATATTGCCATCGAAGAAGCCAGCTTCTCTGCTTCGACCTACCATGTACGTGCCCGCGTCATGCTAGATGGTCGCGGTATCGAAGCGATGTCGGAACTGACGCCATTTATCAAGACTGGTAAGGCTTACTTGCTGATCAACTGGGATAATGGTCAGGGTGCAGAAATCGGTTATTCGTCACCGCTGAACTTTGTTGCGGCAAATACCATTAACCTCGCCAGCGATGCGTGTACCGCGGAAGGCAATGGGTGGTTTAGCTGTAGCAAAACTTTCGGTGAAGACGACAAGCAGCCTGAAGCCGGTTCTATCTTGACCGTATCGGTTGCTGAGATGCCGCTGTGTGCCGATCGCCGTAGTGGTGAGCTGAAAGAATGTGCTTCGTTTACTGATTTTGAAAACATCAACAACCGTGGCCTGATTGCTGCCAATACCACAACCGCTTCATTTGACCAAAGTGGCTTTGGCGACAATCACCAGTTTGTCTTTGGCGCTGAAAAGGAACTGTGTTCGACCTGTCACGAGGGCTTCACCATCCACCTAGAAAACCATGCTGCGACAGAGCTGTACCAATGTGCAAGCTGTCACAATGCTGAGCGTGTCTCTTGGTACGATGGGATCCCTGGCGATCTGAAATATCATGTTCACTCGTTCCACGCCTTTGGTTCGAAGCGCGAAGGCGGTTCTGACTTCCCTGGTGCACTGAACAACTGTGAGTCGTGCCACACCGCTGAGCAGTACCACCTGCCAAACCAGCAGAATGCCCGTCCGTCGGCGATCAATGTTGGTGGCGAAGCGAAGTACTTCAGCCCGGCGTTGGTGACCTGTGGTAGCTGTCACTTGGAGTCTGCCTTGGGCAAGGTAAACACCAGCAACCCGGCTCTCGGTGATAAAGCTATCAGCCACATGCTGCGCAATGGCGCGGTGTTTGCGGCAGATAGTGCCGCAGAGGCAACCGGTATTGAGCAATGTGCATCATGTCATGGCGTTGGTCAGGAAGCCGGTGTTGATCGTGTCCATAACATCTACGACTACCGTTAAGTGAGCTTATCCGGGGGCATGCCCCCGGATAACTGTTGGAAAATAGGAAACTCTAATGAATACAACAATTCAGCGGTGGCTCGTAGCGGTGATGCTCGCCTTGGCGGGCATGGTTGCGTCGGTGCATGCCGCAGATGTTGATCCTCGTGAAGAGATCGAGACGGTGTTGGATCAGAAGTTCAGTGATGGCAAATATTCCCGCCAGGGGGCTGATGGCTGTATGCGTTGTCATGACGATCAGTCTGACAAGCCTGCGACAGGGATTTTTGACAATATTCACGGAATGGCTGCCAACAAGCATGGCCCGATGAGCGACAGGCAATGTGAAGCTTGTCATGGTCCGGCTGGCAATCACCCTCGAAACCCTCGCGGGGGTCAGATGCGCGAGCCGATGATTACATTCGGCCCTGATTCGCCGGTGTCATCGGAGAAGCAGAACAGCGTGTGTCTGTCGTGTCATACCGATTCAAGCCGATCGGCCTGGCACAGCAGCGAGCACGCGTTTGAAGATCTGTCTTGTTCGAGCTGTCATAAGGTTCACCAGAAGGATGATCCTATGATGACGCCGAAGCTACAGGTTGAAACCTGTACCTCGTGTCACTCGAAAACAAAATCGGATCTCCACAAACGCACCAGCCACCCGATCCTAAACGGTGATATGCAGTGTTCGAGCTGTCACGATCCGCACCAGACGGTGAATGAGTACAGCCTGAACTTCTCATCGATCAACGAAACCTGCTATGACTGCCATGCCGAAAAGCGTGGTCCGTTCTTGTGGGAGCATGAGCCGGTGACGGAAGACTGTACCTTGTGTCACAACCCGCATGGTTCGATCAACAGCGGAATGCTGGACAAGCGCCTTCCTCAGTTGTGTCAGGATTGTCACAAGGTGCCTCACGCCAATGTTGATATCCCAGAGAATGATCTGCGAGTGCGGGGAGGAAGCTGTATGAACTGTCATAACCAGGTCCACGGCTCCAACCACCCTCGTGGAAGCGCATTGAGATACTAAGGAGAGTGTCATGAAATTATCTCCATTATGGTTATCAATCACTGCAGCATTGGCTTTCCCTGCGCTGGCGCAGGGAGACTATGCTCTGCAGAATGCCGGCGAGGCTGATACCAGCCGTTGGCGTTGCAGTGATTGCAGTAGTGATGGCGAGTGGACTGGAACCGTCGGCTTTGGCGCTGGTTATAGCGACAATGGCGGTTCAACCCGGTTTAACAACTGGGTGCCGGCAAATACCGGCGAAGGCATGGTCGGCAGTTTCAATGCTGATCTTGAGCGGCATGATGATGATGGCTTCTACCAGAAGGTAAAGGTTGAGGACTTGGGCTTTGACCGCTTTCTCTTGGAGGGCGAGATCGGCCATTACGACGGGCTAAGGGTACGGGGTAGTTACAGTGAAACGCCTTACTACTGGAACAACTCAAGTCTGAGTGCCTACAGCGGTAGCAGCAATGTTCAGACATCGGGTGACTTGAAAGCATTCGATAAGTCAGTGACGCGCAAGAAACTCGATTTGGGTGTGAAATATACACCGCATACGCCTTGGCGCCCCTATGCCGATATGACCTTTGAGAAGAAAGAAGGGACGAAATCCTTCTATACCTCTACGGTCCCAGGTGTGGGTAGTGTGCCGGGTTATATGCAAAAGCCGATTGAGCATGAGACGTTGAATGCAAGTGCTGGACTGAGCTATTTGGAAGAGCGCTGGATGGTGGATTTCGCCTACCGTACCTCGATCTTCAGGAATGACTATACGGCACTGTATTACGGGCCGAGTAGCGATCCCTACGTGAACCAGTTCTCGCTGGAGCCGGATAATGAGTTCCATCAGCTGGCATTGTCAGGCAACTACCGCTGGGACAGGCAGAGCCTTAACAGCCGTATCATGTGGTCTCAGGCCACCTCTGATGGTGGTCTGGATGCCTTCCCGGATGCTCATAACAGGAAGAGCAACTTCAAGGGTCATGTGAATACGTGGCAGGTGGATGCTAACTACCTCAACCGGTTGACCCGCAAAACCAGCCTGAAAGTGACGGCAGATTATCGTGATCGCGATGATCGCTCTGATCTTGATGCGTTGGTGGGGGTGACCCGGACAGAGTATGACCGTACCCAAAGCCGCCTGGGCACTGCTGTTGATCATCGCTTCAGCCGCTCGTTGCGCATGAGTGCCGGTTACGACTACCGGTATGATAAGCGCGAATATGCCGATCGTGAGAGAACCGAAGACCATACGGTGTACCTGAGCGCTCGCTATCGCCCTGACGCCGACTGGAGTGCCGGTGCTAAGCTGTCCTACCAGACACGGGACGGCTCTGATTGGCACAACTCGAGCAGTACAGATGTGAATCTGCGCCAATACTATCTGGCGGATCGCGATCGCATCGAACTTCGCGGTGATGCCAACTATGACGTTAGCGAAAACGTTCAGCTAACAGCTGAGGCCTGGTATGCCGACGAGCAATACCCGACCCCGGATGTTGGTATGAGTGAGGGGCAGGACTACGGGTATGATTTGGGTATCAATGTCTATCTAGAAAACGATACCACGGGCTATGCCTATTATAACCAGCAGTCTATTCGTTCCGAGCAGCAGCACGCCAATAGTAATGAGCCTGACTGGGGTCGATACTCGACCTCGATTGAGGATGACATTACAACGGTCGGTATTGGTTTGAGTCGTGATAACCTGTTCTCCAAGAAGTTGGATATCGCGCTGGACTACAGTTACCACTATGGTCGGGGACGAACGGATACCACAGGTTCTGGTTACCGTTACCCGAACAACAGTTCCAAAGGACACCGTGTTGAGCTGAAAGGCGATTACCGTCTCAATGAGAACCAGACTATTCGCGTTGATATGCGATACGAGAACTTCTCTGAGGACGACTACCTGTTTAATGGCGAAACGGCCAATATGGGGGATGTCAATCAGAAATACGACGGCTACTTTGGTTTTGTGACCTGGGAATACCGTTACTGATAAGTGTTCACGCATGATAAAAGACCGGCCTTGGCCGGTCTTTTTTTTGCCTGAGCCGTGCGGGTGGCATGCTGCTGGGAATGATTCACCCTGTGATGTGACTGAAAGTGAGTTACAAAATGTAAGGGTGGAATGCGTCGCAAGCGGAGGTGTTTTGTTGTTCGCCTGTAAAGCGAGATCTGAGTCTCTTATTGGTTTTGGTTGATAGTGTGAAAATGCCTGATGTGTGACATGTATCACTAAGTGAGCGATAGTTGTTCGTCATGAAATTGTGATATCGGTCGATATATAGTAATTGACAAAATTGGAATTAGAGATTTGTAGCAAAGTTTCATTACAGAGTTGCAATAAAGATCACGGAGAAAAAAGTTTGGAGGGGCGTTTCGGGGATGTAGCTCACAAAAAACCCGTCATCAGATCGGTTTAAAAATTCTGTGTTAGATTAATTGGGTACTAAGCAATTGGACGGTTTTGGCGAACCGTACCTAACACAAAATCTATAACTGAACATCAGACGGGGAATCGATATGATATCACCAGATGCAAAGATCAAGATACAAAATTTTGGTCGTTTCTTATCTAACATGGTGATGCCTAACATTGGCGCATTCATTGCGTGGGGCTTCATCACAGCACTTTTCATTCCAACAGGTTGGTTTCCGAACGAAGAACTAGCTAAGTTGGTCGGTCCTATGATCACTTACTTGCTGCCGCTACTCATTGGTTATACCGGTGGTAAATTGGTCGGTGGTGAACGTGGTGCCGTAGTGGGTGCCATTACAACCATCGGTGTGATTGTCGGTACCGATATCCCGATGTTCATGGGCGCCATGATGGTGGGACCACTGGGCGGCTGGGCAATCAAGCGCTTCGACAGCTGGGTTGACGGCAAAGTGAAGAGCGGTTTCGAGATGTTGGTG
It contains:
- a CDS encoding cytochrome c553 (COG2863); the encoded protein is MSILKKTKKTALFIALSSSFIAFNAHALSDELIQSCESCHGPAGVSTQTDIPTIAGIPEWNLSDQMMQYLDGRPAKTVNYVHGDTSKTDDMATIVESLSEDQIEALAAHYAELPFVRAQQPFDADLAAVGKELHDKSCARCHADGGSDPFDEASILAGQKKGYLLATMMEYKNGQRDADKSMVDAIKAMSDDDIKAVVEYYASYQ
- a CDS encoding deca-heme c-type cytochrome, which gives rise to MKILKAMWVVLLCGLLAACNTDKKDQNTPPPIQGDFTVNVSTPKLKTLETGETKLVVDFTVHDGFGQPYQFDLSRPFRIAVLKAMPERSSSNRDGNSYWKSFHHSSRSPFKAEMEQVKDGVLEQKDGGYSYTFAIPDIMKVVDPYIVDSVDNEGFIAWDADKLHRIVMAYGQEGYGFTHVHEWVPDPSAAVETVSRNIIEFENCESCHMGEPLYHNSSNGDYRAIDNNFAVCAACHNDSNPGAAPSRRPLSAIVHQKHGNIFQVGSDKEPVVDEEGNPVVVGSPFPQDARNCTTCHNDVSEKTPDANNWFEHPSQQTCETCHLVRDTQGSQAGGAHPYQLGTNWEGKTSCTGCHKPYNDDGSDASRSARSVHLGRLDNLEMARDLVDIAIEEASFSASTYHVRARVMLDGRGIEAMSELTPFIKTGKAYLLINWDNGQGAEIGYSSPLNFVAANTINLASDACTAEGNGWFSCSKTFGEDDKQPEAGSILTVSVAEMPLCADRRSGELKECASFTDFENINNRGLIAANTTTASFDQSGFGDNHQFVFGAEKELCSTCHEGFTIHLENHAATELYQCASCHNAERVSWYDGIPGDLKYHVHSFHAFGSKREGGSDFPGALNNCESCHTAEQYHLPNQQNARPSAINVGGEAKYFSPALVTCGSCHLESALGKVNTSNPALGDKAISHMLRNGAVFAADSAAEATGIEQCASCHGVGQEAGVDRVHNIYDYR
- a CDS encoding nitrate/TMAO reductase (COG2197) — translated: MNTTIQRWLVAVMLALAGMVASVHAADVDPREEIETVLDQKFSDGKYSRQGADGCMRCHDDQSDKPATGIFDNIHGMAANKHGPMSDRQCEACHGPAGNHPRNPRGGQMREPMITFGPDSPVSSEKQNSVCLSCHTDSSRSAWHSSEHAFEDLSCSSCHKVHQKDDPMMTPKLQVETCTSCHSKTKSDLHKRTSHPILNGDMQCSSCHDPHQTVNEYSLNFSSINETCYDCHAEKRGPFLWEHEPVTEDCTLCHNPHGSINSGMLDKRLPQLCQDCHKVPHANVDIPENDLRVRGGSCMNCHNQVHGSNHPRGSALRY
- a CDS encoding putative cytochrome c-type protein (COG3005), producing MSNPQPKKGLWSKPSKKWLLGIPLGGILAFILGAFALGGFHFGMTYTNNNDFCYGCHVGMDTIVEEYEASPHFTNTKGVVAATCSDCHVPQEFFPKVALKIGASVDIIHMITGKINLENFESEHRPRLAEKVTHEFKENDSKQCRYCHDVTQMDFENQSRNASRRHQTMEARGLTCIDCHAGIAHKLPE
- a CDS encoding putative 4-hydroxyphenylpyruvate dioxygenase (COG3185), with protein sequence MIENPLGTDGFEFVEYTAPTPEGIANLKQLFHEMGFAEVAKHKHKSVWLYRQGDINFIVNGESHSQAAGFAGVHGASVNAMAFRVADSAQALAYAVEKGATACPPQAGPMELNIPAIYGIGESLIYLVDRYGESNIYDIDFDFYPDYQARMQDRDAGLLVIDHLTHNVKQGNMDLWASFYERIANFREIRHFDIKGKMTGLLSRAMTAPCGKIRIPINESRDDKSQIAEYLDQYKGEGIQHIAMSTDDIFATVSTLKAGGLIFMDTPDTYYEGINQRLPGHHEDVARLNQLKILIDGDETGILLQIFTDTVIGPVFFEIIQRKGNEGFGEGNFQALFESIELDQIRRGVLVQDDES
- a CDS encoding hypothetical protein (COG5607), whose product is MTVTKRDQLKLPKRKKPAVQLSPEVEIYLPTYHFLVSEFEHARKHELGIIRDDHEEFIHQYRVALRRSRALISLLKPLFHRQEKDILKTNLKQLMQQTNLMRDLDVFLLNMEQYFSLLDHQHHKGLTRFFDDLQSQRQTSLKYLKGWLKSGTYESSCKQVLTQLERMRANPTIEGQLGSKTTAHSFLWHQFKQIESQCHNIDANSNDAIIHQLRIDCKKFRYLLEYFTPLLSTINTEQQVAQLKVLQDQLGNFNDSSVQLAFFNRYLTEQKQKSGRYKAIEELIDIYNDYHFQAKQSTVEHLIQFRQPKSLDIYYTLYQEPSA
- a CDS encoding putative glutathione peroxidase (COG0386); protein product: MSGFYELSANRINGDSVDMSEFAGKVVLVVNTASECGFTPQYKGLQELFDKYQEKGLVILGFPCDQFGGQEPGENTEIEQVCQLNYGVSFPMFEKVDVNGPDSHEVFKYLTSALPGLMGKKVKWNFTKFLIGRDGKPVKRYAPTKTPKAIENDIVRALGR